Proteins from a genomic interval of Kitasatospora herbaricolor:
- a CDS encoding DoxX family protein gives MSLVRACARPMLASVFLCSGADALLNPRPLEPLAEPVVDTLAGHAPAAPELTDIAIRLNAAVQVTAGALLATGHLPRPAALALAATLVPVTWAGHRFWEERDEDRRAQQRIHFLKNLSLFGGLLIVAADTGAQPSLAWRARHRLHRG, from the coding sequence ATGTCCCTTGTGAGAGCCTGTGCCCGCCCGATGCTCGCCTCGGTGTTCCTCTGCAGCGGCGCCGACGCCCTGCTGAACCCCCGGCCGCTGGAACCACTGGCCGAACCCGTCGTCGACACCCTCGCCGGGCACGCACCCGCCGCGCCGGAGCTGACCGACATCGCGATCCGGCTCAACGCCGCCGTCCAGGTCACGGCCGGCGCGCTGCTCGCGACCGGTCACCTCCCCCGCCCGGCCGCCCTGGCCCTGGCCGCCACCCTGGTCCCCGTCACCTGGGCGGGTCACCGCTTCTGGGAGGAGAGGGACGAGGACCGGCGCGCCCAGCAGCGCATCCACTTCCTGAAGAACCTGTCGCTGTTCGGCGGGCTGCTGATCGTGGCCGCCGACACCGGCGCGCAGCCGTCGCTGGCCTGGCGCGCCCGGCACCGCCTGCACCGGGGCTGA